The proteins below come from a single Triticum aestivum cultivar Chinese Spring chromosome 5D, IWGSC CS RefSeq v2.1, whole genome shotgun sequence genomic window:
- the LOC123120090 gene encoding uncharacterized protein isoform X3, whose product MDFAAMKRRELQALCKEHGLKANGSNADLAARLAATLSIPGGAEEDAVGVVVGKGCLKRSFGGASGGDSDAAKKVTFVLEEEEEAEVGGRRLLLSPVVARTRGRPRAAEALSRAQESGGERRRTRSQVGGDSADETDTGQVGADAVTRRHRRNAANLGAGDVVERVAGAVGRKTSAKAEQQELDSGEAVGRKHQLKRKASENDADNLDVSVQVGVSRRSTRSSAVQSEPAAAPSPVVHNKRGRKKAGDLKEQDRVKEQPTEIQHVGRTLRSGLVVAGPLLPTVSENKRSRSKVPEGETDVEKVAEVEISGRTTRSSSVPAAATSPIVVAKKRRKTKNVNSDEGQHTVPDVSNDSPVTRVLRNRAIQTIGSTDLKVALPTMLNAAKDGVEDGVAKQDGHVGSKKRKMLNRRATVATNGGEIPFSDSSGKASAMDMHVEVPGPVRRSMRKSVVPSFLEHETKGMHGDVEMKETVTKPVGRSTRRSVAPVILEKESKGLTKPVEIKETVTKPVGRSTWRSVATVILEKECKGLPKEMIPQVHVKRPTKKSLVPAMTVKGTKSIVTDMIPEARAGRSMRKPALAILNSKKNDHCEAAIREKCSSAKSEDLEKQQTVKQPVRRLTRKSFVPAVLEKDRKAVPAEMNPDAQFNNENGDHTKMKCAKGGHLEKQLVVKEPSRQSTHKSVAPHVIEKEIKGLQEESKSEVPVSTSVRKLACLNVVDKESKDHREIVPHVIEKESKGSQEESKSDVPVRTSVRKLAGPNAVDKESKDHSEIVRREESSVRTRSAQTKLQRSVQNDASLRQTRHRSSKLVISPLPSKPTASKGRPAKRSRTASLEEVMPAEEQKEDQIAYGGHTSDMIDVASSANSLESGVLPSPAEKSDLRDSHLNTQLEGTVVESSISHGKDVSNILEFELESTVVGTTEKPPSDLAIPDCTHVGALSEEALDSIENDAARCSPVLEQSPTGLQFLFSQGNIEEPDTHNTSPFFKNVMEESDVHKVECQGETVVSLKPDSYQGSDEYSIRVEESGGLMFSSQQNNEQEGFSVSTLRKDWVASVQLDSSEDLHHTVRDITRKDVICNEEEKTDFIPSDINAPHEKSHVDEPAEHVSGVSGALFCISQSTTVVDEVNSDSSPLESVDALDNHIASSNTEGLQQDNIEECNLHNARVTEDIHASVMSEAAQVAVPESGKMLQPDVETLVLSDEQLKRKLEGDDLEVQSFSRGEDESPKQSTSCEDQSFLGSGICQTVSRRDTDVVCVKDHRDDCNQHSEGQLTLGNLESDMSEPALDERSESGISVLRAEETSPFPDEQLNTKLEGNTEQTLICDKDSSNVSLTEFLGNNHLSSLKDPTMDPCHDQELPNDMPAPKSPEESAVFLDDKVLGSVQSLSCDKDGSIVSDTGSLGNKNLSSMEDPSMDPCHVQELPCGPSMDPCHDQELPGDMPAPKSPKCSVGICQISASIGKGNHIAIDPHHTVKQLDNLNQSAAALLRNRENTPCPDTLEPSSDHLFVIDPSTPMEPLLTEAGLKVGSSDKKLPMEQVQQDDLQVQEGTIGKTALGSATPECKHECVSPDKAGPHSLKNERYPSSIEQSLFDQQSLSSQEDVQVQEGTLEKTALGSTTPECEDEYGFPDEADPHSLKNERGSLIVEQSPCSLPTLFMQESVEERSECVVLSSARVQAENGVCESNPGSDHDTSADFSAVSKSEDCLDTSQQDNENEGLSEVSHEQDDFQVQEGTVEKTTLGSDLPECKHEFGLPAEAEPHSLMNQRSSIEQSAFGPQSLILKEEGQGTVEKIAVDSATPECKHECVSPDKAGPHSLKNERYPSSIAQSSFDLQPFSLQDDVQVHEGTLEKTAQGSATPECKDEYGFPDEADPHSLKNERGSLGVEQSLSLPALFSQESIEEPSECVALSSASVQAETGVNESKPGLDNDTTVDFSTVSKSEDCLVTSQQDNEDEGLTKASNEQEQVATGQLDLEAASIMEDADSEEVAYDEENKKPVHPTDINSLCQKINVSGPVEHASGLGDALLSSSLIACTDDSDVHLSSNPCLFESTDFPDEIDWSNTEALQQGLKKQQCDERKEYQVPFGAGNDMIEAGTKDINSGVPPLRAEETSNMRDEQLNTKLPRTEVAEFGLSCDKGSNNYLDTESVVNSVCTNIPSDSSLPTDCSTDDYQQMELFKGPAEQKSPEDASMCYKDSDPRAVTATIEKPSPSFDLAIPDFKHEGPLSEEAVYSMKNDTESCSRDHRRSSIGLRHLFSQESFKGPDVHDDLVLPSTENEDDSNTRHAEKIVSSEPDSHQGSPVDLSIVEEIKGLFSSERDDEQGFLSPGHKTECIASARLDSSEDCNLVKRDINTEVICKEEEKQELVPSSDTRTLHETSNTDEPDEQRITLLQAAETSASADKQLSSELEDDEFKEHNFSSEETIGIFGVGSVKSNLFHLHEDSHTNPIQGKELPDNLSAPKSPEQSTFGQAESLLGSGICQAVVQRSTEEINTKLQHERKEECKTSSLPDEQFGPMLECDEFEERDRSYDEDASYLFGSGSLKNNVPNLGHKEEYYEHSDDPAILSGGMPKPSPIRESESGVALQPAEETPALTNEHLNFEMEELGLCISDMSDTGLMENNDLSCLPKDTYMETWNEDEISIGTPAAKSPGESAVCPDDRVPGSVGICQTSGRRRIDEISTKLLSFKISSAVKGSYIAMDSADEPKQGDNLSPAALPGNWENVSAAKADNPAKQNSDCSVVKDSSS is encoded by the exons ATGGATTTCGCGGCGATGAAGCGGCGGGAACTGCAGGCGCTCTGCAAGGAGCACGGCCTCAAGGCCAACGGATCCAACGCCGACCtggccgcccgcctcgccgccacgCTCTCG ATTCCTGGCGGTGCGGAGGAGGATGCGGTCGGCGTCGTTGTGGGGAAGGGGTGTTTGAAGCGATCGTTCGGCGGCGCTAGCGGCGGGGATTCGGATGCGGCTAAGAAGGTGACGTTTGTgttggaggaagaggaggaggcggaggtgggtgGCAGACGCCTCTTGTTGTCGCCTGTTGTTGCCAGGACGAGGGGTAGGCCAAGGGCCGCGGAGGCTCTCTCTCGCGCCCAAGAAAGTGGAGGGGAGCGTCGGAGAACGCGTTCCCAAGTTGGTGGTGATTCTGCTGACGAAACTGATACTGGACAGGTAGGTGCAGATGCTGTGACGAGGCGACACAGGAGGAATGCGGCGAATTTGGGTGCAGGTGATGTGGTTGAGAGGGTAGCTGGAGCTGTAGGCCGGAAAACCTCTGCCAAAGCTGAGCAACAAGAGCTGGACTCTGGAGAAGCAGTTGGTAGGAAGCATCAGCTGAAGCGGAAGGCCAGCGAGAATGACGCTGACAATCTAGATGTCAGTGTGCAAGTTGGTGTTTCTCGTAGAAGCACAAGGTCTAGTGCTGTTCAGTCTGAGCCTGCTGCCGCACCGTCTCCTGTTGTTCACAACAaaagagggaggaagaaggcgggAGATCTGAAGGAACAAGATCGTGTCAAGGAGCAACCTACTGAAATTCAACATGTTGGTAGAACTCTAAGATCTGGATTGGTGGTGGCCGGCCCACTGTTGCCTACTGTTTCTGAAAATAAGAGAAGTAGGTCAAAGGTGCCGGAAGGCGAAACTGATGTGGAGAAGGTTGCTGAGGTGGAAATATCTGGTAGGACTACAAGATCAAGCTCAGTACCAGCTGCTGCGACGTCACCCATTGTCGTTGCGAAGAAGAGGAGAAAAACCAAGAATGTCAACTCGGATGAAGGGCAACATACGGTTCCAGATGTATCAAATGATTCTCCAGTTACAAGGGTCTTGAGGAATAGAGCTATTCAGACAATTGGCAGTACTGACTTGAAGGTAGCTCTCCCAACCATGCTCAATGCCGCCAAAGACGGCGTAGAAGATGGTGTGGCTAAGCAAGATGGGCATGTGGGGTCCAAAAAGAGGAAAATGTTGAATCGCAGGGCTACAGTAGCCACAAATGGCGGTGAAATCCCATTTTCTGATAGCAGTGGTAAGGCTTCTGCTATGGACATGCACGTAGAGGTACCTGGGCCTGTGAGAAGATCAATGCGGAAATCTGTTGTTCCATCGTTTCTTGAGCATGAAACCAAAGGCATGCATGGGGATGTGGAGATGAAAGAAACAGTGACAAAACCTGTTGGGCGATCAACCCGGCGATCTGTTGCCCCAGTTATACTCGAGAAAGAGTCCAAGGGTCTCACAAAACCTGTGGAGATCAAAGAAACAGTGACAAAACCTGTTGGGCGATCAACCTGGCGATCTGTTGCCACAGTTATACTTGAGAAAGAGTGCAAGGGTCTCCCAAAAGAAATGATTCCTCAAGTGCATGTTAAGCGACCAACAAAGAAATCTCTTGTCCCGGCTATGACTGTGAAAGGAACAAAGAGCATCGTTACAGACATGATTCCAGAAGCACGTGCTGGAAGGTCAATGCGGAAACCTGCTCTTGCTATTCTTAATAGTAAGAAGAATGATCACTGTGAAGCAGCCATCCGCGAGAAGTGTTCAAGTGCTAAGAGTGAAGACTTGGAGAAGCAACAAACAGTCAAGCAACCTGTTAGACGGTTAACACGGAAATCATTTGTTCCGGCTGTGCTTGAGAAGGACAGGAAGGCTGTACCTGCAGAAATGAATCCTGATGCACAGTTCAATAATGAGAATGGTGATCACACTAAAATGAAATGTGCTAAGGGTGGACACTTGGAGAAACAACTAGTAGTGAAAGAACCATCTAGGCAATCAACACACAAATCTGTTGCCCCACATGTGATTGAGAAAGAAATTAAGGGTTTACAAGAAGAATCAAAGTCTGAAGTTCCTGTGAGCACATCTGTGCGTAAACTGGCTTGTCTTAACGTGGTTGATAAGGAGAGCAAGGATCACAGAGAAATTGTCCCACATGTGATTGAGAAAGAGAGTAAGGGTTCTCAAGAAGAGTCGAAGTCAGATGTTCCTGTGAGGACATCAGTGCGTAAACTGGCTGGTCCTAATGCGGTTGATAAGGAGAGCAAGGATCACAGTGAAATTGTCAGGAGGGAAGAGTCAAGTGTTCGCACAAGAAGCGCACAAACAAAACTCCAACGTTCTGTTCAGAATGACGCGAGTCTGCGGCAAACAAGACACAGATCTTCGAAGCTAGTGATATCACCGCTACCGTCAAAGCCAACAGCTTCAAAGGGAAGACCTGCAAAGAGGAGTAGAACCGCATCTTTGGAAGAAGTCATGCCTGCTGAAGAGCAGAAGGAAGACCAAATTGCTTATGGTGGCCACACGAGTGATATGATTGATGTTGCCAGTAGTGCTAATAGCTTGGAAAGTGGGGTGCTGCCTTCCCCAGCTGAAAAATCTGATTTGCGTGACTCACATCTTAACACTCAGCTGGAGGGCACAGTCGTTGAATCCAGCATCAGCCATGGTAAAGATGTTAGTAACATTTTGGAGTTCGAGCTTGAGAGCACAGTAGTAG GTACCACTGAGAAGCCTCCGTCCGATTTAGCTATTCCGGACTGTACACATGTAGGTGCTTTATCTGAGGAAGCCCTGGACTCAATAGAAAATGATGCTGCAAGGTGCTCACCAGTTCTTGAACAATCACCCACTGGGCTACAGTTCCTATTCTCACAGGGAAACATAGAAGAACCTGATACACATAACACTAGTCCATTTTTTAAAAATGTCATGGAAGAATCAGATGTTCACAAGGTTGAATGTCAAGGTGAAACAGTTGTTTCATTAAAACCTGACTCATATCAAGGCTCTGATGAATATTCAATTAGAGTCGAAGAAAGTGGAGGTTTAATGTTTTCGTCTCAGCAAAATAATGAACAAGAAG GATTTTCAGTGTCCACCCTCAGAAAAGATTGGGTTGCATCTGTTCAGTTGGATTCGTCAGAGGATTTGCATCATACAGTaag GGATATTACTAGAAAGGACGTGATCTGCAACGAGGAAGAGAAAACGGACTTTATTCCTTCAGACATTAATGCTCCCCATGAGAAATCACATGTGGATGAACCTG CCGAGCACGTTTCTGGTGTTAGTGGAGCTCTATTTTGCATTTCACAGAGCACCACTGTTGTTGATGAAGTAAATTCGGATTCTTCACCGCTAGAATCAGTGGATGCTTTAGATAATCACATAGCATCTTCTAATACTGAAGGGCTTCAACAGGATAATATAGAGGAATGCAATCTACACAATGCAAGAGTCACAGAAGACATCCATGCAAGTGTCATGTCTGAAGCTGCACAGGTTGCTGTACCAGAAAGTGGAAAAATGCTGCAGCCAGATGTAGAAACATTAGTATTGTCAGATGAGCAGCTTAAGCGCAAGCTGGAGGGTGATGATCTCGAAGTACAAAGCTTTAGCCGCGGTGAAGATGAATCTCCAAAACAATCTACATCATGTGAGGATCAAAGCTTTTTAGGGTCAG GTATTTGTCAAACTGTTTCGCGAAGGGATACAGATGTAGTTTGTGTCAAGGATCATAGAGATGACTGCAATCAACACAGTGAAGGTCAACTTACTTTAGGCAACCTAGAAAGTGACATGTCTGAACCTGCACTTGATGAACGATCGGAAAGTGGAATATCAGTGCTCCGAGCTGAAGAAACATCACCATTTCCAGATGAGCAGCTTAACACCAAGCTGGAGGGCAACACAGAACAAACCCTTATCTGTGACAAAGACAGCAGCAATGTTTCTCTCACTGAATTTTTGGGAAACAATCATCTGTCTAGCTTGAAGGACCCTACAATGGATCCTTGCCATGACCAGGAGCTCCCAAATGACATGCCTGCACCTAAATCTCCTGAAGAATCTGCAGTTTTTCTGGATGACAAAGTCTTGGGTTCAGTGCAAAGCCTTAGCTGTGATAAAGATGGTAGCATTGTCTCTGACACTGGATCTTTGGGAAACAAGAATCTGTCCAGCATGGAGGACCCTTCAATGGATCCTTGCCATGTCCAGGAACTCCCCTGTGGCCCTTCAATGGATCCTTGCCATGACCAGGAACTACCCGGGGACATGCCTGCACCTAAATCACCTAAATGTTCAGTAG GGATTTGTCAAATTAGTGCGAGCATAGGCAAAGGAAACCACATTGCTATAGATCCCCACCATACCGTGAAGCAATTGGATAACCTGAACCAATCTGCAGCTGCCTTGCTGAGAAACAGGGAGAACACACCTTGTCCCGATACTCTTGAGCCTAGCAGTGATCACTTGTTTGTGATTGATCCATCAACACCTATGGAGCCTCTACTGACGGAAGCAGGACTTAAAGTGGGCAGTTCTGACAAGAAACTACCTATGGAGCAGGTTCAGCAAGATGATTTACAAGTGCAAGAAG GTACCATAGGGAAGACAGCATTAGGTTCAGCTACACCAGAGTGTAAACATGAATGTGTATCACCTGATAAAGCAGGACCACACTCATTGAAGAATGAGAGGTATCCATCAAGTATTGAACAATCATTATTTGATCAGCAGTCCCTTTCTTCGCAGGAGGATGTACAAGTACAGGAAG GTACCCTAGAGAAGACAGCACTAGGTTCAACTACACCAGAGTGTGAAGATGAATATGGATTTCCTGATGAAGCAGATCCACACTCATTGAAGAACGAGAGAGGTTCATTGATTGTTGAACAATCACCATGTAGTCTGCCGACCCTTTTCATGCAGGAAAGTGTAGAAGAACGCAGTGAATGTGTTGTCCTTTCTTCAGCAAGAGTTCAGGCTGAAAATGGAGTTTGTGAGTCAAATCCTGGTTCAGACCATGATACTAGTGCGGACTTTAGTGCAGTTTCCAAAAGTGAAGATTGTTTGGATACTTCTCAGCAAGATAATGAAAATGAAG GATTATCGGAGGTTAGTCACGAACAAGATGATTTCCAAGTACAAGAAG GTACCGTGGAGAAGACAACACTAGGTTCAGATTTACCAGAGTGTAAACATGAATTTGGATTACCTGCTGAAGCAGAACCCCACTCATTGATGAATCAGAGATCAAGTATTGAGCAATCGGCATTTGGTCCGCAGTCCCTTATCTTAAAGGAGGAAGGACAAG GCACTGTAGAGAAGATAGCAGTAGATTCAGCTACACCAGAGTGTAAACATGAATGTGTATCACCTGATAAAGCAGGACCACACTCATTGAAGAATGAAAGATATCCATCAAGTATTGCACAATCATCATTTGATCTGCAGCCCTTTTCCTTGCAGGATGATGTACAAGTACATGAAG GTACCCTAGAGAAGACAGCACAAGGTTCAGCTACACCAGAGTGTAAAGATGAATATGGATTTCCTGATGAAGCAGATCCGCACTCGTTGAAGAATGAGAGAGGTTCATTAGGTGTTGAACAATCACTTAGTTTGCCGGCCCTTTTCTCACAGGAAAGCATAGAAGAACCCAGTGAATGTGTTGCCCTTTCTTCAGCAAGTGTTCAGGCTGAAACCGGAGTTAATGAGTCAAAACCTGGTTTAGACAATGATACTACTGTAGATTTTAGTACAGTTTCCAAAAGTGAAGATTGTCTGGTTACTTCTCAGCAAGATAATGAAGATGAAG GATTAACGAAGGCTAGTAATGAACAAGAGCAGGTGGCAACTGGTCAGCTAGATTTGGAGGCTGCAAGTATCATGGA GGACGCTGATTCTGAGGAAGTAGCCTATGATGAAGAAAATAAGAAGCCTGTTCATCCTACAGACATTAATTCTTTGTGTCAAAAAATAAATGTCAGCGGACCTG TTGAGCATGCTTCTGGTCTTGGTGATGCTTTATTGAGCTCCTCACTAATTGCTTGTACCGATGACAGTGATGTGCATCTGAGTTCTAATCCTTGCCTGTTTGAATCAACTGATTTCCCGGATGAAATAGATTGGTCCAATACCGAGGCTTTGCAGCAGGGTCTCAAAAAGCAGCAATGCGACGAGCGCAAGGAATACCAAGTTCCTTTTGGAGCCGGTAATGATATGATTGAAGCTGGCACAAAAGACATAAACAGTGGAGTTCCACCACTTCGAGCTGAAGAAACATCAAATATGCGAGACGAGCAGCTTAACACTAAGCTGCCGCGCACAGAAGTTGCGGAATTTGGCCTTAGCTGTGACAAAGGCAGTAATAATTATTTAGATACTGAATCTGTGGTGAACAGTGTTTGTACAAATATTCCGTCGGATTCCAGTTTACCAACGGATTGTTCTACGGATGATTACCAGCAAATGGAGCTCTTTAAAGGCCCTGCTGAACAAAAATCTCCCGAAGATGCTTCTATGTGCTATAAGGACAGTGATCCAAGAGCAGTGACAGCTACCATTGAGAAGCCTTCACCTTCATTTGATTTAGCAATTCCAGATTTTAAACATGAAGGTCCTCTATCAGAGGAAGCAGTGTACTCAATGAAGAATGACACTGAAAGCTGTTCACGAGATCACAGACGATCGTCCATTGGGCTTCGTCACTTGTTCTCGCAGGAGTCATTTAAAGGACCAGATGTGCATGATGATCTTGTGCTTCCAAGTACTGAGAATGAAGATGATTCCAACACTCGTCATGCTGAAAAAATTGTTTCTTCAGAACCTGATTCACATCAAGGGTCTCCTGTAGATTTAAGTATAGTTGAAGAAATTAAGGGTTTGTTTTCATCTGAGAGAGACGATGAACAAG GATTCTTGAGTCCCGGCCACAAAACAGAATGTATTGCATCTGCCCGGTTGGATTCATCAGAGGATTGTAATCTTGTGAAAAG GGATATTAATACTGAAGTGATCTGCAAGGAGGAAGAGAAACAGGAACTTGTTCCTTCTTCTGACACTCGCACCCTTCATGAAACATCAAATACTGATGAACCTG ATGAACAGAGAATAACCCTGCTGCAAGCTGCGGAAACATCGGCTTCAGCAGATAAGCAGCTTAGCTCCGAGCTGGAGGACGATGAATTTAAGGAACACAACTTTAGCAGTGAAGAAACGATTGGCATATTTGGTGTTGGATCGGTGAAGAGTAATCTATTCCATTTGCATGAAGACTCTCACACCAATCCTATCCAGGGAAAGGAGCTCCCAGATAACCTATCTGCACCCAAATCTCCTGAACAGTCCACGTTTGGTCAGGCTGAGAGTCTTTTAGGATCAG GCATTTGTCAGGCTGTCGTTCAAAGGAGTACAGAAGAAATCAACACCAAGCTCCAACATGAGCGTAAAGAGGAATGCA AAACATCTTCATTGCCAGATGAGCAATTTGGCCCTATGCTCGAGTGTGACGAATTTGAGGAACGTGACCGTAGTTATGATGAAGATGCAAGCTACTTATTTGGTTCTGGGTCTCTGAAGAACAATGTGCCCAATCTGGGTCATAAGGAGGAATACTATGAGCACAGTGATGATCCAGCCATACTATCAGGTGGCATGCCCAAGCCCTCACCGATTAGAGAATCAGAAAGTGGAGTGGCACTGCAGCCAGCTGAAGAAACACCAGCATTGACAAATGAGCACCTTAACTTTGAGATGGAGGAACTGGGCCTTTGCATTAGTGACATGTCTGATACTGGATTAATGGAGAACAACGATCTATCTTGCTTGCCCAAAGACACTTATATGGAAACGTGGAACGAAGATGAGATTTCAATTGGCACGCCTGCAGCTAAATCTCCAGGAGAATCTGCAGTTTGCCCAGATGACAGGGTTCCTGGGTCAGTAG GAATCTGCCAAACTAGTGGGCGACGGCGCATAGATGAAATTAGCACAAAGTTGCTGAGCTTCAAAATTTCGAGTGCAGTCAAAGGAAGTTACATTGCCATGGACTCTGCTGATGAGCCGAAGCAAGGCGACAACCTGAGTCCGGCTGCTTTGCCAGGGAACTGGGAGAATGTTTCTGCAGCCAAAGCAGATAATCCTGCAAAGCAAAACAGTGACTGCTCGGTTGTGAAGGACTCCTCAAGCTGA